Proteins encoded by one window of Rhodamnia argentea isolate NSW1041297 chromosome 6, ASM2092103v1, whole genome shotgun sequence:
- the LOC115734456 gene encoding nucleolar complex-associated protein 2 isoform X1: MDADDTVESLDYGLNDEDEEGSTGTRRMLKSKSKAREHKEQLQRLEEKDPEFFQFLKEHDQELLDFDEEDIEESADSDIEGGETVVDDEIARGNLNFEEKPSKNIVTAEMVDSWCKSIKESGKVGAIRSLMRAFRWASHYGDDEGGDSSARLGTMSSSVFNKIMIFVLTEMDGILRKLLKLPASGGKKETIKDLMGTRQWKNYNHMVKSYLGNALHILNQMTDTEMISFTLRRLKCSTLLLAALPSLLRRYIKVALHFWGTGGGALPVVSFLFLRDLCVRIGSDCLDECYKGVYKAYVLNCQFVNATKLQRIQFLGNCVIELLGVDLATAYQHAFIFIRQLGMILREALAMKTKEAFRKVYEWKFINCLELWTGAVCAYSSEADFQPLAYPLTQIILGVARLVPTARYFPLRLRCVRMLNRIAAATATFIPVSMLLLDMLEMKELNRAATGGVGKAVDLRTILKVSKPTLKTRAFQEACVYAVIEELAEHLAQWSYSIAFFELSFIPSVRLRGFCKSTKVERFRKEMRQLIRQIDANSDFTNQRRTSTSFLPNDPAASSFFEDEKKSGASPLSQHVATLRQRAQQRSDALMQSSVLVGEKSSVFGEQMSDSDGEDDAINEQGAAAFSSSWLPGSDSKVKPPKVEKDGKKKKKKKKKRNIEQLEGLASDEDIVEDLVLSSDEDEEMRDSPFSEKNGDGDKELPAKQNTKKRKASMKRLKKNAESQGKNSKKRKKAT, encoded by the exons ATGGATGCGGATGATACAG TGGAGAGCTTAGATTATGGATTAAATGACGAGGACGAGGAAGGGAGCACTGGAACTAGAAGAATGTTGAAATCTAAGAGTAAAGCAAGGGAGCACAAGGAGCAACTACAGAGACTTGAGGAAAAG GATCCagaattctttcaatttttgaaggagCATGATCAAGAGCTTCTAGATTTTGATGAGGAGGACATTGAG GAAAGTGCTGATTCAGACATCGAAGGTGGAGAAACAGTGGTGGATGATGAAATTGCTCGTGGCAATCTAAATTTTGAGGAGAAACCTTCTAAAAACATTGTCACTGCTGAAATGGTTGATTCCTGGTgtaaatcaatcaaagaaagtGGGAAAGTGGGAGCTATTCGTTCTCTAATGAGAGCTTTCAGGTGGGCAAGCCACTATGGTGATGATGAGGGGGGTGATTCTTCTGCAAGGCTCGGAACCATGTCTAGCAGTGTATTTAACAAAATCATGATCTTTGTGCTGACTGAAATGGATGGAATACTCCGGAAATTGTTGAAACTTCCAGCTTCTGGTGGTAAGAAAGAGACAATAAAAGACCTGATGGGCACAAGACAGTGGAAGAATTACAATCACATGGTTAAGTCTTACCTTGGCAATGCGCTGCACATTCTGAACCAGATGACTGACACGGAAATGATATCGTTTACTCTAAGGCGTCTCAAATGTTCCACCCTACTGTTGGCAGCTCTTCCAAGCCTCTTAAGGAGGTACATTAAG GTTGCTCTTCACTTCTGGGGTACAGGGGGAGGTGCATTACCTGTCGTCTCCTTCCTTTTCTTAAGAGATCTATGTGTTCGGATCGGTTCTGATTGTTTGGATGAATGCTATAAAGGGGTATACAAAGCCTATGTTCTAAATTGCCAGTTTGTAAATGCCACTAAACTTCAGCGTATACAATTTCTTGGAAACTGTGTCATCGAACTTCTTGGGGTAGATCTTGCAACTGCATATCAACATGCCTTCATTTTTATTAGGCAACTAGGAATGATTTTGCGAGAGGCGCTTGCCATGAAGACTAAG GAAGCATTtcgaaaggtttatgaatgGAAATTTATAAACTGCCTTGAGCTATGGACTGGAGCTGTCTGTGCTTACAGTTCAGAAGCTGATTTTCAGCCTCTTGCTTACCCACTGACCCAAATAATATTGGGAGTTGCTCGTCTAGTTCCAACTGCTCGCTATTTTCCTCTTAGATTAAGATGTGTCAGAATGCTTAACCGAATTGCGGCTGCGACTGCTACTTTCATACCTGTGTCAATGCTTCTATTGGACATGCTGGAAATGAAAGAGCTGAATAGGGCTGCCACAGGAGGTGTTGGCAAAGCTGTTGACTTGCGTACCATTTTAAAG GTAAGCAAACCCACCTTAAAAACTAGAGCATTCCAGGAAGCTTGTGTCTACGCTGTGATTGAAGAACTTGCTGAACACTTGGCACAATGGAGTTATTCTATTGCTTTTTTTGAGCTGTCTTTTATACCATCAGTGCGATTGCGAGGCTTTTGCAAGTCTACAAAAGTTGAAAGGTTCCGGAAAGAAATGAGGCAGCTTATTCGCCAG attgatgccaattcagatTTTACAAATCAGAGGCGCACTTCGACCTCTTTTCTTCCCAATGATCCTGCAGCATCATCATTTTTTGAG GATGAGAAAAAATCAGGGGCTAGTCCTTTGTCCCAGCATGTTGCAACACTGCGCCAACGGGCCCAGCAACGTAGTGACGCCTTGATGCAATCCAG CGTTCTTGTTGGAGAGAAGTCCTCTGTCTTTGGGGAGCAAATGTCTGACAGTGATGGGGAGGACGATGCCATAAATGAGCAAGGTGCTGCGGCCTTTAGTTCCTCTTGGCTTCCTGGAAGTGATTCCAA GGTCAAGCCTCCTAAGGTGGAGAAGGatggcaagaaaaagaaaaagaagaaaaagaagagaaacattGAGCAGCTTGAAGGACTAGCTTCAGACGAAGACATTGTGGAGGACTTGGTTCTTAGTTccgatgaagatgaagagatgAGGGACTCTCCTTTTAGCGAGAAGAATGGCGACGGTGACAAGGAATTGCCTGCAAAGCAGAACACCAAGAAGCGGAAAGCGTCGATgaaaaggttgaagaagaatGCTGAATCTCAAGGAAAGAACTCAAAGAAGCGGAAGAAGGCAACCTGA
- the LOC115734456 gene encoding nucleolar complex-associated protein 2 isoform X2: protein MDADDTESLDYGLNDEDEEGSTGTRRMLKSKSKAREHKEQLQRLEEKDPEFFQFLKEHDQELLDFDEEDIEESADSDIEGGETVVDDEIARGNLNFEEKPSKNIVTAEMVDSWCKSIKESGKVGAIRSLMRAFRWASHYGDDEGGDSSARLGTMSSSVFNKIMIFVLTEMDGILRKLLKLPASGGKKETIKDLMGTRQWKNYNHMVKSYLGNALHILNQMTDTEMISFTLRRLKCSTLLLAALPSLLRRYIKVALHFWGTGGGALPVVSFLFLRDLCVRIGSDCLDECYKGVYKAYVLNCQFVNATKLQRIQFLGNCVIELLGVDLATAYQHAFIFIRQLGMILREALAMKTKEAFRKVYEWKFINCLELWTGAVCAYSSEADFQPLAYPLTQIILGVARLVPTARYFPLRLRCVRMLNRIAAATATFIPVSMLLLDMLEMKELNRAATGGVGKAVDLRTILKVSKPTLKTRAFQEACVYAVIEELAEHLAQWSYSIAFFELSFIPSVRLRGFCKSTKVERFRKEMRQLIRQIDANSDFTNQRRTSTSFLPNDPAASSFFEDEKKSGASPLSQHVATLRQRAQQRSDALMQSSVLVGEKSSVFGEQMSDSDGEDDAINEQGAAAFSSSWLPGSDSKVKPPKVEKDGKKKKKKKKKRNIEQLEGLASDEDIVEDLVLSSDEDEEMRDSPFSEKNGDGDKELPAKQNTKKRKASMKRLKKNAESQGKNSKKRKKAT, encoded by the exons ATGGATGCGGATGATACAG AGAGCTTAGATTATGGATTAAATGACGAGGACGAGGAAGGGAGCACTGGAACTAGAAGAATGTTGAAATCTAAGAGTAAAGCAAGGGAGCACAAGGAGCAACTACAGAGACTTGAGGAAAAG GATCCagaattctttcaatttttgaaggagCATGATCAAGAGCTTCTAGATTTTGATGAGGAGGACATTGAG GAAAGTGCTGATTCAGACATCGAAGGTGGAGAAACAGTGGTGGATGATGAAATTGCTCGTGGCAATCTAAATTTTGAGGAGAAACCTTCTAAAAACATTGTCACTGCTGAAATGGTTGATTCCTGGTgtaaatcaatcaaagaaagtGGGAAAGTGGGAGCTATTCGTTCTCTAATGAGAGCTTTCAGGTGGGCAAGCCACTATGGTGATGATGAGGGGGGTGATTCTTCTGCAAGGCTCGGAACCATGTCTAGCAGTGTATTTAACAAAATCATGATCTTTGTGCTGACTGAAATGGATGGAATACTCCGGAAATTGTTGAAACTTCCAGCTTCTGGTGGTAAGAAAGAGACAATAAAAGACCTGATGGGCACAAGACAGTGGAAGAATTACAATCACATGGTTAAGTCTTACCTTGGCAATGCGCTGCACATTCTGAACCAGATGACTGACACGGAAATGATATCGTTTACTCTAAGGCGTCTCAAATGTTCCACCCTACTGTTGGCAGCTCTTCCAAGCCTCTTAAGGAGGTACATTAAG GTTGCTCTTCACTTCTGGGGTACAGGGGGAGGTGCATTACCTGTCGTCTCCTTCCTTTTCTTAAGAGATCTATGTGTTCGGATCGGTTCTGATTGTTTGGATGAATGCTATAAAGGGGTATACAAAGCCTATGTTCTAAATTGCCAGTTTGTAAATGCCACTAAACTTCAGCGTATACAATTTCTTGGAAACTGTGTCATCGAACTTCTTGGGGTAGATCTTGCAACTGCATATCAACATGCCTTCATTTTTATTAGGCAACTAGGAATGATTTTGCGAGAGGCGCTTGCCATGAAGACTAAG GAAGCATTtcgaaaggtttatgaatgGAAATTTATAAACTGCCTTGAGCTATGGACTGGAGCTGTCTGTGCTTACAGTTCAGAAGCTGATTTTCAGCCTCTTGCTTACCCACTGACCCAAATAATATTGGGAGTTGCTCGTCTAGTTCCAACTGCTCGCTATTTTCCTCTTAGATTAAGATGTGTCAGAATGCTTAACCGAATTGCGGCTGCGACTGCTACTTTCATACCTGTGTCAATGCTTCTATTGGACATGCTGGAAATGAAAGAGCTGAATAGGGCTGCCACAGGAGGTGTTGGCAAAGCTGTTGACTTGCGTACCATTTTAAAG GTAAGCAAACCCACCTTAAAAACTAGAGCATTCCAGGAAGCTTGTGTCTACGCTGTGATTGAAGAACTTGCTGAACACTTGGCACAATGGAGTTATTCTATTGCTTTTTTTGAGCTGTCTTTTATACCATCAGTGCGATTGCGAGGCTTTTGCAAGTCTACAAAAGTTGAAAGGTTCCGGAAAGAAATGAGGCAGCTTATTCGCCAG attgatgccaattcagatTTTACAAATCAGAGGCGCACTTCGACCTCTTTTCTTCCCAATGATCCTGCAGCATCATCATTTTTTGAG GATGAGAAAAAATCAGGGGCTAGTCCTTTGTCCCAGCATGTTGCAACACTGCGCCAACGGGCCCAGCAACGTAGTGACGCCTTGATGCAATCCAG CGTTCTTGTTGGAGAGAAGTCCTCTGTCTTTGGGGAGCAAATGTCTGACAGTGATGGGGAGGACGATGCCATAAATGAGCAAGGTGCTGCGGCCTTTAGTTCCTCTTGGCTTCCTGGAAGTGATTCCAA GGTCAAGCCTCCTAAGGTGGAGAAGGatggcaagaaaaagaaaaagaagaaaaagaagagaaacattGAGCAGCTTGAAGGACTAGCTTCAGACGAAGACATTGTGGAGGACTTGGTTCTTAGTTccgatgaagatgaagagatgAGGGACTCTCCTTTTAGCGAGAAGAATGGCGACGGTGACAAGGAATTGCCTGCAAAGCAGAACACCAAGAAGCGGAAAGCGTCGATgaaaaggttgaagaagaatGCTGAATCTCAAGGAAAGAACTCAAAGAAGCGGAAGAAGGCAACCTGA